Sequence from the Candidatus Bathyarchaeota archaeon genome:
GTAGGGTGAGAGTGTAACTCATATATGTCTTCCAGTTTTATGATGTCTCGGGATGGTATATTGGTAATAAGAAATGTTGCATGTATAGGACTTGGAACGATAGGCCACAGTTGGGCTACACTCTTCGCGGTCAAGGGCTACGAGACTTCAGTTTATGACGCAGATCAAAACCTGCATAGGACTGCGATTGACAGGATAAGGTCTAATGTCGATTTTCTGGCCGAGAAAGGATTGATATCTAAAGGTGAAGCTGAGGGGGCTACAGGGAGAGTTAGGATTGCACGTGATATAGCTGAGTGTGTCGCAGGAGCAGATTACGTTCAGGAGTCTGCCTTCGAGAGTTATGACGTTAAGAAAAAGATCTTTAGGGAAGTCGATAGTGTGAATAGAACGGCGATAATAGCGTCGAGCACATCGGGCCTACTCATGACTGAGATCCAGAAGGCTGCTGAAAGACCTGAGAGATGTATAGTCGCTCATCCTTGGAATCCTCCGTTGCTGCTCAAACTTGTTGAGATAGTTCCTGGGGAGAAAACATCCAGAGACGCTGTAGATGTTACCTACAATTTTATGGAGAGCCTTGGGAAGATTCCTGTTATCGTTAGAAAGGAGGTCCCAGGCTTCATAGGAAACAGGCTCCAGGCAGCCCTGTGGCGTGAGGCTCTGAGTCTTGTAGAGAACGGTGTCGCAACGGTTGAGGATGTTGATAGGGCGGTTTGGGCTGGTCCAGGGGCGAGGTGGGCTGTGATGGGGCCATTCCTGACACTGCATCTTGGCGGTGGGCCTGGAGGACTAAAGTATCACATAGATACTATTCAGCATGGATTCAATGAGTATTGGAAGAGCATGGACGATTGGAAGCTTATACCATACCATGCGGCGATGAAGGCTATTCAGGGTGTGGAGCAGCTGCCGATGGTTAAGGGTATGAGCTTCCAAGAAATGGTTAAATGGAGGGATGAGAGGTTGGTTGAGATACTTAAGATTCAGGAGAAGCTCCGGTGAACGCCATGTCGAGTGGTGAATCTAAGAAGATAAGGCTACACCATGTGGGTGTGGTTGTTAAGACTGACAACATCAAGAACCTGATCAGGGGATTCATAGGGATCGGTGAACGCACTTGGTATGTTGAGACCCAGGGGGTGGATGTCACTTTCCTACCTCTTGGGAACGCTTACATAGAGCTGGTCTATCCTCATGGCAACAAGACCATAGATAAGTATCTTGAGACACGTGGCGAAGGGATTCATCACTTCTGCTTCGAGGTCGATGACCTTGACTACTGGGCGAAGAGGTGTGAGGAGAACGGGTTCAAGGTTGTCAGCAGAGACCACAGATGTTTCTTCATACATCCTAAAACCTTCGGGGGGATACTTGTAGAGTTCATCATGATGTCAAAGGGGGACCCGATGCGTGAATTGACATTGCTTGAAAGATGATTGTGGAGGATGACGCTTCAGGAGAATATTCAACTTCATACCACAAATATTTCTAAGTCTTCGAGTAAAGGTGAGACTTGCGTAGATCCTATGCTGTCGATATTAATTATCTCAGGTGCATATTAGATGTGGCTTGGATATGTTGCAGGGTGTCTGATAGGGGCTCACTCCATAACCGCGATTTTATGGAGTTAGTAGGAATTGCCTGACGAACCTGTCGGCATCCTTGTCGGTTCCTCCATCTTTCAAGGTCTTATGGTAGGTGAGGTGATGGTAGAACTCGTGTAGGACTATCCTAGGGTCAAGTAATGCTTCGCAGTTTGAGAATAGTATCGTTTTTTGGCTGGCTATGTAACATGCGGTGGATTTTCTGTGGCCTTTGACTGTTCCAACTCTGAAGTTTGGCGGTGGGACATCGTAAAGTCTGCTGAGTAGTTCAAGTGCATATTTCAGGTCTCCGTCACGAATCTTCTCGACAATCGAAATTCTTGCATCTATATTGACTATCTTCAACGTTACAACATCTCCTCTCTATGAATGTATCTGCATGATTGTTCTGCTGATCTCTTCGACAAGCAATTTTAGGATGGCTTCGCCTTTCTCAACTGTGGCTTTCGTTGCGTCTCCCATGACTCCTGACTTCATGAAGGTCTTTGAGTCTCTTATTACTATGTGTGGTGGGAAATTCGGTTTCTCAGATGTAGCTTTCTCCATTGCAACTTGGCTTGGGGAGATTGCGAGCATGATAGATGTCTCAAACTCACCTGCATGTCCTAGAGGTTCATCCACTAGTCCTTGAGGAAACTTTTCAAGGATCTTTGGAATACTTATGATGGCTAGGTTTAGGTCGCTATGATTCTTAACGGCCTCCTGGGCTGAGAGCTCCATTCCAATAATCTGTGCGTCGCCCAGATGGCCTGGTAGAAGTATGATGTTTCTGAAACCTTGACTGTAAAGGCTCTCAATAAGATCCCTCACCAACATTCTTAGAGTTTCGAAGGTTAGGGATATGGTTCCAGGATATGTTCCGGTTCTCCTGCATACCCCGTAACATATTGGTGGGGCTACGAGGACCTTTACCCTCTTTGCAACACGTACTGCCAGCTCATACGCAATCTTGGTGTCGGTGGATAATGGTAGGTGGGGGCCATGCTCCTCGGTTGACCCGAATGGGACTATGATTGTCTTCGTCTCCACCAGTCTGGCCTGGATATCCTGCCAGGTCATATCCTCCATCAGAAAGTTCGTTGAGGCCATGACTGTCCTTAACCTCGTATCTCAATATCTTTGTTAGAATGTATGTTCAAAAGTTTGTCTAAAAAACGCTCCAGCCAGCAAGTGACCCAATTATGAGTAGACTTATTAATTATGGGTAAGAAATATTGGCTCCCCCCGACGCATCTAAAACTGAATATGGCAAGGTGATTACATGAAACGTATTGGAAGAACCTTATCTTCGGAGAGGCCTAGATATCCCGAGAAATATTCTTGGTGGTCACCCATCATTAGAAAACTAGTTTCCAAAGAGGATCTGAGCAAAGATGAGGTTGAGGAGGCAACATTTAGAATTTTGAGTTTGATCGAGAGAGGCGACGCAGCTGCACCTTTATTAATGGCGGGTTTCTTCGGTGGACTGACCTTTAAGGGTCCAACCATCGACGAGCTCGCAGCGATGTATTCAGGTATGGAGAGAACAAGACTTGTAAGATTGAGTTTTAATGTCTCTAAACCAATCGTGACCGCTGGGGGGACGGGGGGAGATACTATCAAGACGATAAACGTCACCACACCAGCCGTTCTCTTAGCTGCCTCAGCTGGAGCAGTAGCTGTCAAGAGTGGGGCGAAAGCCTTCACCTCAAGGACAGGAGCCACAGACCTTGCGATGAGCATGGGAATAAACGTCTACTCCAACTCGAAGATCGTAAAGAGTTGTGTTGAAAGGTTGGGCACAGCCGTGTGGGCTTCATCTATCGTCTATCAATGGATGGAGCCTCTTATAGAGTTGAGAAACTGTAAATTCGCACCCATACTCTTCCCGCAATTAGAATCATTGAGGTTGATGATCGCCACATCTTTGAACCCTTTCTCGACGAAGCGTCAAGTCAGGGGGGTCTCCACACCCCAGACCAGGCTTGTCGCAGAGGTTCTTGGCAAGATAGGTTATGAGAGGGCCCTCGTACCCTTAGGCTACGGTATGGACGAGAATGTTAGGATAGATGAGTTTTCAAACCTCGGCAAAACCGTAGTTTCGGAGCTCCACCAAAATGGCGAGATAGATACCTATGAGGTTAATTGTGAGGATCTCGGTGTGAAGAGGGGAGATGTCAACGAGGTGGTGTCAGGTGAGACCCACCGTCAAAACGCTCTGATCATACTGAGGATCCTGTCTGGAAGAGATCGAACAGGTAGAAGAGACCTTATAGCCATCAACGCCGGCGCTATCCTCTATTTGGCCGATGAGGTTGACTCGATAAAAGAAGGATACGAACTAGCTTCGAACACAATAGATGAGGGGCATGCAATAAGAAAGGTTGAGGAGCTTGTGAAATGGAGTGGGGGAGATTTAAAGAAGCTCAGTAGACTGGTGAGGCTGGCATTTTAGATACGCCCCTCCAAATAGTGAGGTTAGGGCTTATTTCGAGGCCACGTAATGTAAGATGACTGTATTGTCAACAACTTCTAGATTCTTAAGTTTGAGGCTGAAGGCACAATCGATATTTTGATAGCCGTCTCCACCAACCATCGTCGGTGCGTCCCTTCCACCCCAAATGTACGGGGCGACCCATACGAAGACCTCGTCGACCAGACGCTCCTTTATGAAGCTCCACCTGACCTCCGACCCTCCCTCAACAAGCATCCTTCTGACACCTTTACGGTAGATCTCTTCAAGCAGGAACTTTAGATCTATTCGACCGTCACATTTGCAACGGATCACCTCAACACCCTTCCCAACCAGTCTGTCAACTCTCTCAGCCTCTGCATTCTCGCAGACAGCCACAATGGTAGGTGCCTCTCTAATATTCAATACCTCAGAGTCCAATGGAATGGTAGCCTTACTGTCAAGGATGATCCTGATTGGATTGTTACCCTGAACCTCCCTGACTGTGAGTTTCGGATCATCCTCCAAAACTGTGCCAACACCGACAAGAACAGCGTCAACATTCGCACGGAGCATGTGAAGTCTCTTAACCAGATCCTCATTCATCATAGGTGTGAACAGTCTACCCTTCCTGCTTGCTGGAGCGGTTTTCCCATCTACAGTCATGAAACCTCCAACGATAACGTAAGGCCTACACATATGGACCAGCATGATATATCAATGGTGGTGGGTTAAATGCGTTAAGGAGTTGGAGTTGTAGTACTCATGAATGGTGTCTCAAACAGATTTAGACAACGTCTAGCTATAGTTTGTTGAGATTTTCATTTGAGGAGCTGAGCCAACTATGCAGGAATGAAACATTTTTGAGGCGAGGCTTATGATCAGAGCTCAGCATCATGGAAAGACAGGTTGGAAAGCTTAAACAGCGACTACACAGAGACTCCTTAAAGGATACTTGGAACTGTGTGGAATCTTACAGACGTACTCAATTTAAATTTAATAATTTGTCATTCACACCAACTATAATGGAAGACCGTTTTGCAGTAGCTCGACACAAAATTTTTGTATATGGTCAATTTAGTACTTTAGTACAAGTGTGCTAAATGGTCTTAATAAAGTCCGAGATTCCAGAAGACCTAAACAAAAGATTCAGGCAAAGGCCGCACTTCGATTCGGACTCAGAAGAGGATCCATCTCTGAAGCTGTCACAAGTGCCCTGGCCAAATGGACAGGTGAGCCTCTGGTTCAAGTTTCTCAAACACCCTTCGGCTTATCACTAGACATTAAACCCAGTCTTGTGGAGGATGTTGTTAAACTCATCCTCCAGAGGTCTGGTAGGAGAGAGTTCACAGTCTATGCGAAGACCCCCTTAGGATGCAGTCTAGAGGGTTTTGAAGAGATAGACAAGGATGTCGAGGGTGGCTTCTCATATCTTGTTGGGAAGATAAACATTTCCAGGCTCGACCTGATAGGAGATCTCACCAAAATATTGAGAGGACTCTCAGAGATGCGGGTTGAGTCCGGCGACTTCAACATTGTCGTGGGGGAGGACGGTTGTCTATCTGTTCAAGGTCTGAGTAGGATCCAGGAAGGCAGAGTCACTGAGGATATCTTAGAGCTTCACGGAGTACAAGTTGCTGTTCCTCAAACGACTTTCGAGATTGTTGCGTGGAGCACTGAACACGTAGAAGTTTTGGAGAAGAGACCGAAGTATGGGTGAAGCCGAGCCTTATGTAAAAGATGCTATAGGCCACTTCAGAAACCTTTTAGAACACGCAATGCGCGAGCATGAACCTACACCAGAACATGTTCTGAAGAGACTACTCATTCCCTTATGCAGAGACATATCCCTTGTAGTATCTAAGGGAACATCAGGAGACGCTTCATCAGTCCTTGAAGGATTTAGAGCACTCTGCACAAAATCTATTAAAAGTATGAGTTAAATCAAGAATATGCTGAACCCAAACAAAATATGTATAACGAATTAGCAAGCCTAGTGGTCACCCCATCACTCTTACTCTTCATGCGTTATGGAAAAATCTAAATCGATATTAATTACTGTTGAACATATGAATGGGCTGGGCCGGTAGTTCAGTCTGGTATACCAGCTATGTTGGGGCCAAGGAACGTCCGGTTTGCAAGAGAAACCAGAAAACCGGAAGGTCGCGGGTTCAAATCCCGCCCGGTCCACCAAGCTCCGAATCCTTTCTGGCAGTTCTCTTAATTTCTAACTTCATAGAGATTGTTTCTCAGCTGCACATCCAAACTCCATACGAAAGTGTTCATATAATGGATTGAGCGCCGCTCATGTGAAGCACTTCCCATACTATCGAGTTAACTTTTGGGCAGTCTCATATACTGTGAAACGCTTACTGATGGGTCCAGAGGAATTGTATGTCTTAGAAAGAGACCATAGGAATAGGGGCCAGGTTAGGTGCACAGAGGATAGACGGGGTTGTCTTGATCATAGTCTACTGTCTCATCGGTTTCGCTCTAACTTGTAAGACTAGCTGGGAGATATCTGGAGAACCCTCAATACCACTGATAGCGCTAGGCTTGATCTTTCTGCTGTACTTCTCGCTTTTCGAGGGCATGGCTGGCGCAACCTTAGGAGAGATGGTCCTAAAGATCGCAGTAGTAATTGAGGACGGGAGCTTCTGCGGGCTAGGCGCAGCCTTCGTCAGGAACATACTGAGGATAATTTACGCCATGCCCTTCCTGTATATCATAGGCATGGCTCTGATCTCCCGCTCACCCAAGAAACAGAGGCTGGGAGACAGAGTTGCACATAAGTTGTTGTGGGATCGAGGGTAGCCTGAGTTGCCCCGCTACCGCCATATGCTCCGGAACCGTCTGCTGCACCAGCTGTGGTGCTAGGATCCCACAAGAAGCAGTCTTCTGTTCAGTATGTGGCGTAGCTCAGTAGATCTCGCAAGATCGTTTCATGCGTTTTCAAGCGGGAGTTCTTAGTCAAGAGGGGGCTCAGATTAGGCTTGAAGTTGATGGTCGTTAGAAAAAAATGAGGCGGTGAACTATTTACTCAGCCTCCCGAATCTTTAGCCGGTTCAGATCTGTTTTTATTTGTAGACTTTTAATATGGGGTTAGTGGCGGAGATGCCTTTTTGTCTCAAATGTGGGAGAGAGCTTTATGATGAGGTTGACTTCTGCATCTCATGCGCCGGATCATCGACTACGTCGCCTGGGGAATCGCAGATCCAGAAGAAAATACTACTCGTCTTTGTTCTACTTGATCTAGTGGCGGCTTGTGGTCTAATGTATTATCTGTTTCAACCTCAAGCACCTGCGATGGAAGCGACACCTTCACCCATACAGACTTGGAAGCCTCCCATCCAGCCAACCTATACCCCAACCTCTACACCCGGCACAGTGCCTCCCCTCAAATCGCCGTCAACCCCGATTGAGGGTGAGGAAAATCGTATCCGAGAGATGTTGAGGTTGTTCTTTGACGCGTTAAATAGACATTCAGTGGATGAGGTGGTGAGCTATTTTGCAGATGATGTTGAGATACTGATCAACCATGGGAGGGATTACTCTTATAAAGGTCCTAAGGTTGGGCTGAGCCGGTATCTTCTCATCGCTTTCACATTGGCTCCAGACGCCGAGGTTACGGATGTGAAAATCAACAGCATAGAGGTAGTTGGGGATGAAGCGAAGGTTCGGGTCAGCTATCTGGTCTCCTCCAAGACACATAGTCTCTCAAGAACCGCCGTCGAGGATTTTGATTTGGTGAAGATGGGCAGTTCATGGAAAATTGTGAGGACAGACATCACATATTGATCTGACGTAGACAATCACAACGTGAATCTGGTGAATATTTACAGTATGGGCGCCTACAAGTCGCTGGCTGAAGCGTTTCGAGAAAGAGTCAGCTGACTTCTGAGATCAAGATTATTAGACTCTGGGCTAGATTTCACCATGTACATGTTTTGTTCGTCAAAGTCTTGAAGGCCGCGGTATATCAAGAAATATCTTAATCTAAATAGTAAAATTAGAGATGGATGTGTGGCTGAAGCTTTTTAGTTCTTGTATACATTTTTCGTATACGAAAAAGTATACTTCAGTAAAACCACATCATCCCCCAACCCGCAAAGGGGGTAGGGGGGGTGGGGGGGTCTCAGCCCCATTCACATACCATTCCACAAGCAAAAGCATAAACCAAGCATGATCCAGACTCAAACAATATCGAGGATCCTCAAACACCCATCTGTGAAAGACATCTTTGTATGTGGCTCTTCTTAACAGTGGTTATGAAGCCCCAACACCTCAGCTGATCATTCCAATCGATTTAACTGTCAGACTTGGCTTCCAGCCAACTTAGGAAGCCCCTGAGTCGACATGACACCATTAAGAGATTACATTAGAGGCTCCCAGCTTCATCCTCTAGCATCCAAATCAGAATTATGGCGATCAATGGAAACTTTCGATTTGAATCATTCACCCATGTTTCCATATGCTACATTCGATGGACCAGAATGAGTCTCTCGAGGACTCTCCACTAGAGAAACAGACGATTCCAGATCCAGAATCTTCACATCTGATCTGCGTACCGCTCAAAACTTCAATAGGGCATAATCTTGACATTGACTATCATTGATAGAATCCACAAGACCATAAGATACACCAGTAGAAGCAGCATCGAGATTACAAGGTTCCCCTCCAATTCTTACTCCAAACTATCCCGAAAGGCAACCCTAAAATGAAGCCAATCACATGCGATATGTAGGCTACGCTGCCGGAGACTCCAAAGTAGATCATTGCAATATTATATAGAAGGTATAGTAGAGCAACGGCTCCTACAGGTGCTAAGAATATTATGGAGAAGGTCATAGGCGTTATCAACATATCTGCTGAAGCTACCGAGAAGATGGCGGCTGAGGATCCGACCATAAAAATATCACGCCTATAGAATGGTACGCTCAGAATGAAAGACATTATTCCCCCAACAAAGAATACCGTTAGAAACCTCGCTTGGCCCGCAACCCTCTCAAGGGTTCGTCCTAGAACAAATAAGAACAACATATTGCCCAAAAGGTGAGTTAGACTTGAGTGGATGAAGAGGGCTGTGACAAGGGTCCAAAGTCTGAGGTGGACCAGATCCATAGGAGTAAAACCGAGCACCCCCATGAGCCCTGGACTCCTGAGCGTAACAAAAGTTATGAAGAACGATAAGATGATTATCCAGGTCGATGCCCTCACGGATCTTCACACCGTTCAAACCATTGCGTTCCATATT
This genomic interval carries:
- a CDS encoding 3-hydroxyacyl-CoA dehydrogenase family protein encodes the protein MVIRNVACIGLGTIGHSWATLFAVKGYETSVYDADQNLHRTAIDRIRSNVDFLAEKGLISKGEAEGATGRVRIARDIAECVAGADYVQESAFESYDVKKKIFREVDSVNRTAIIASSTSGLLMTEIQKAAERPERCIVAHPWNPPLLLKLVEIVPGEKTSRDAVDVTYNFMESLGKIPVIVRKEVPGFIGNRLQAALWREALSLVENGVATVEDVDRAVWAGPGARWAVMGPFLTLHLGGGPGGLKYHIDTIQHGFNEYWKSMDDWKLIPYHAAMKAIQGVEQLPMVKGMSFQEMVKWRDERLVEILKIQEKLR
- a CDS encoding VOC family protein encodes the protein MNAMSSGESKKIRLHHVGVVVKTDNIKNLIRGFIGIGERTWYVETQGVDVTFLPLGNAYIELVYPHGNKTIDKYLETRGEGIHHFCFEVDDLDYWAKRCEENGFKVVSRDHRCFFIHPKTFGGILVEFIMMSKGDPMRELTLLER
- a CDS encoding creatininase family protein, translating into MASTNFLMEDMTWQDIQARLVETKTIIVPFGSTEEHGPHLPLSTDTKIAYELAVRVAKRVKVLVAPPICYGVCRRTGTYPGTISLTFETLRMLVRDLIESLYSQGFRNIILLPGHLGDAQIIGMELSAQEAVKNHSDLNLAIISIPKILEKFPQGLVDEPLGHAGEFETSIMLAISPSQVAMEKATSEKPNFPPHIVIRDSKTFMKSGVMGDATKATVEKGEAILKLLVEEISRTIMQIHS
- a CDS encoding 2,5-diamino-6-(ribosylamino)-4(3H)-pyrimidinone 5'-phosphate reductase, which codes for MCRPYVIVGGFMTVDGKTAPASRKGRLFTPMMNEDLVKRLHMLRANVDAVLVGVGTVLEDDPKLTVREVQGNNPIRIILDSKATIPLDSEVLNIREAPTIVAVCENAEAERVDRLVGKGVEVIRCKCDGRIDLKFLLEEIYRKGVRRMLVEGGSEVRWSFIKERLVDEVFVWVAPYIWGGRDAPTMVGGDGYQNIDCAFSLKLKNLEVVDNTVILHYVASK
- a CDS encoding RDD family protein yields the protein MGIGARLGAQRIDGVVLIIVYCLIGFALTCKTSWEISGEPSIPLIALGLIFLLYFSLFEGMAGATLGEMVLKIAVVIEDGSFCGLGAAFVRNILRIIYAMPFLYIIGMALISRSPKKQRLGDRVAHKLLWDRG
- a CDS encoding zinc-ribbon domain-containing protein — protein: MHISCCGIEGSLSCPATAICSGTVCCTSCGARIPQEAVFCSVCGVAQ
- a CDS encoding rhomboid family intramembrane serine protease, coding for MGVLGFTPMDLVHLRLWTLVTALFIHSSLTHLLGNMLFLFVLGRTLERVAGQARFLTVFFVGGIMSFILSVPFYRRDIFMVGSSAAIFSVASADMLITPMTFSIIFLAPVGAVALLYLLYNIAMIYFGVSGSVAYISHVIGFILGLPFGIVWSKNWRGTL